Proteins found in one Pieris napi chromosome 6, ilPieNapi1.2, whole genome shotgun sequence genomic segment:
- the LOC125050426 gene encoding probable phenylalanine--tRNA ligase, mitochondrial, translated as MTKYLIRSRLLSLTIHKYNYSTATKSVSSIQINNKEYLSDDYTNVTPKILSYFNKNLHLQRGHPLCIVRQRIVNYFYSSFTHGGNPTFSVYDNLSPIVSTKQNFDDLLIPLDHVSRVKSDCYYINNSLLLRAHMTAHQSELLRAGLDNFLMIGDVYRRDEIDSTHYPVFHQVDAVRSQRKEQLFKNHPGLEIFEKAFLDNPLSFQNSIIDPSKQSCHTLEATKLMENQLKTHLLSLVKVLFGDDIRHRWVDAYFPFTHPSWEMEIFYENKWMEVLGCGIVRNEIMSNAGTNNSIAYAFGLGLERLVMALYKIPDIRLVWSTDSGFLTQFENKDLHSKIIYKPVSNYPQCTNDLSFWLPPAYTIDNFISNDFYDLVRDVGGDIIEQVKLKDKFVHPKTKKHSLCYSIVYRHLERTLTQAEVNRVHRKIEEAATESLGVTIR; from the exons ATGACAAAATATCTAATTAGGTCGAGATTGTTATCGTTAactattcataaatataattatagtacAGCTACTAAATCAGTTTCttcaattcaaattaataataaggaaTATCTTAGCGATGACTACACAAATGTTACcccaaaaatattaagttatttcaACAAAAATTTGCATTTGCAAAGAGGACATCCACTATGCATAGTTCGACAACGAATTGTAAACTATTTCTACTCGTCTTTTACTCATGGAGGTAATCCCACATTCAGTGTGTACGACAACTTATCGCCTATCGTTTCTACCAAACAGAATTTTGATGACTTGTTAATTCCATTAGACCATGTTAGTAGAGTAAAGTCAGACTGCTATTACATAAACAATTCTTTACTGTTACGTGCTCATATGACTGCCCATCAAAGTGAGCTACTTAGAGCTGGGTTAGATAACTTTCTTATGATAGGAGATGTATACAGAAGAGATGAAATTGATTCAACACACTATCCAGTTTTTCATCAG GTTGATGCTGTAAGATCCCAACGGAaagaacaattatttaaaaatcaccCAGGTCTAGAGATATTTGAAAAAGCTTTCTTAGATAACCCACTGTCCTTTCAAAATAGTATTATTGATCCATCTAAGCAAAGTTGTCATACATTAGAAGCCACAAAGTTAAtggaaaatcaattaaaaactcATCTACTAAGCCTTGTTAAAGTATTATTTGGTGATGATATTAGGCATAGATGGGTAGATGCTTATTTTCCTTTCACTCACCCTTCATGGGAAATGGAAATATTCTATGAAAATAAGTGGATGGAGGTCTTAGGATGTGGTATAGTTAGAAATGAAATCATGTCAAATGCTGGTACAAATAACAGCATTGCATATGCTTTTGGCTTGGGCTTGGAACGTCTTGTTATGGCTCTATATAAAATACCTGACATTCGTCTTGTGTGGAGCACTGACTCAGGTTTCTTAAcacaatttgaaaataaagatttgcacagtaaaattatatataaaccaGTGTCTAATTACCCGCAGTGTACAAATGATTTATCTTTTTGGTTACCACCTGCGTATACAATAGacaattttataagtaatgaTTTTTATGACTTAGTAAGAGATGTTGGAGGAGATATTATTGAACAG GTTAAGCTGAAGGACAAATTTGTTCATCCTAAGACAAAAAAGCATAGTCTTTGCTACTCTATTGTTTATAGACATCTAGAGAGGACACTAACACAAGCAGAAGTCAATAGAGTTCATAGAAAAATTGAAGAGGCAGCAACTGAGTCACTTGGTGTTACTATTAGATAA